A single genomic interval of Halichondria panicea chromosome 2, odHalPani1.1, whole genome shotgun sequence harbors:
- the LOC135331329 gene encoding uncharacterized protein LOC135331329, protein MYSTLGRCMRVAPKRMDREECDSNEYEFVEDSRLLKELNNACENGDVQQVRALMHRIPPHSNSLKHTYKPPIFWACKAGQYDTVVTLVEEFDCDPHYISERGHTLVHVSCARGHVDVARYLAKQHSVDPNKANNDGTTPLLSACNNGHTKVVILLIDELNCDPHTLGEHNKSLLHIACRNGHAEIVRLLVEKYKLDPNAVDSFRETPLHIACSKGHLEIVECLVDELKCPVEVFDRCSTTPLHNACRNGQVDVVMHLVDGHKSSLLAYDNSGFLPFHVACRYGRKDVIKLLLDRGFDPNTPTLSNDTPIEIVRDKEATTVLIQRGAKTQGISLDILHHFQVQQPLDSLVHVLVIGHEGAGKSTIVKALKTPVRLSDYFSRIFGACLVDDDKQDRTKGIVPIRFDSPEFGNLMIYDFAGQYDYHPSHAAVLEHSNTSSAPLFLLVVNLAEMLEVNKRRINYWVNFVENNPIPGVQHPHAIAIASHRDELRKRYPKEYNAQISALEGFTRSRFKCSGITLDGFFALNCREISSDKHTQLRKQLRLTCDRLRSNIEVDACCHVLMVVLLKEFEKNVSCTIEEVSRKVKESDYPLSTKPSRLCELAEALSSRTEILFIRHKTHPEKSWILLQMDVFLTEIHGRIFAPKNFSQSLEASETGVVQWSQILACFSDFPDPNLVVAFLGHFEECKIIDDPEVLVLIDEDIAKDTAKKPRWPHQPSIELPGIRPIASPFATGPATTGTPSVYARGTISSCPADLDFPCAPTLVSPPSSSQIGDDDDVCTDSPSGKSSTPELYTGTAQTPLTQYPEGPREAFPDRVPSLPKPPRPVHISPRRESNMVPSGFLPEKYLFIPGLISADYPSSTVWKGGQDYTLYSGWCLQCAENKFFEPRFLQALLLRLTFGFAASQPAARSATTRPTSLIPSKRECTLWKNGIRWLSLDGIEVIVEFVEDRTGILLLMRAKDLSKMKCVKLRSQLIQKILEAKSDYCPTLETSESLIDPKHIEERHQYPVIFKPLKTLNRYDITSVAEAFMTRSPYVYDTKREGFVLIDKLVYFDSYNGVSKFILSRLYDQDNQGQELEQGFLLDFSFCHPSSYSYFKNVLLSQYPVWYHKEPSDRNDNRCLEVLCWYANTGTKSLGDFRSDLDSHSLFAGRNILEVELSTVPVAELTGKHSLGH, encoded by the exons atgtacagtactctAGGCCGTTGTATGCGTGTAGCTCCCAAAAGAATGGATAGAGAAGAGTGCGACTCTAATGAGTATGAGTTTGTTGAAGACAGCAGACTTTTGAAAGAACTGAACAATGCCTGTGAGAATGGAGATGTACAGCAAGTCAGAGCACTCATGCATCGTATACCACCGCATTCAAATTCCTTAAAGCACACGTACAAACCGCCAATCTTCTGGGCATGTAAGGCTGGACAGTACGACACTGTAGTCACACTTGTCGAAGAGTTTGACTGTGACCCTCACTACATTTCGGAGAGAGGGCACACCCTAGTGCATGTGTCCTGTGCTCGAGGCCATGTAGATGTGGCTCGTTATCTTGCTAAGCAACACTCTGTGGATCCCAACAAGGCCAACAATGATGGAACCACGCCGCTCCTCTCTGCTTGCAACAATGGCCACACTAAAGTTGTGATTCTTCTCATCGATGAGCTCAATTGTGACCCACACACTTTGGGAGAGCATAACAAAAGTCTCTTACACATTGCCTGCCGAAATGGTCATGCAGAAATAGTTCGACTTCTTGTTGAAAAATACAAATTGGATCCAAATGCTGTAGATTCGTTTAGGGAGACACCTCTGCATATTGCATGCAGCAAGGGACATCTGGAGATTGTGGAGTGCCTTGTGGACGAGCTAAAATGCCCAGTAGAAGTGTTTGATCGTTGCTCAACAACTCCACTACACAATGCCTGCCGAAATGGCCAAGTCGATGTCGTCATGCACCTGGTGGACGGTCACAAAAGTAGTCTGCTAGCTTACGACAACTCTGGATTTTTGCCTTTTCATGTAGCCTGTCGATACGGTCGCAAAGATGTCATCAAGCTTCTTCTCGATCGAGGCTTCGACCCAAACACCCCAACCCTCTCCAACGATACTCCAATCGAAATAGTCCGTGACAAAGAGGCAACGACCGTACTTATTCAGCGAGGTGCCAAAACACAGGGGATCAGTCTGGACATCCTTCATCACTTTCAGGTACAACAGCCATTAGATTCCCTTGTGCACGTTCTGGTTATTGGTCACGAAGGAGCAGGGAAGAGTACCATAGTGAAGGCATTGAAAACTCCTGTGCGGTTGAGCGATTACTTCTCGAGAATTTTTGGTGCTTGTTTGGTGGATGACGACAAACAGGATCGCACCAAAGGAATTGTTCCGATTCGTTTTGACAGTCCAGAGTTTGGGAATCTGATGATTTACGATTTTGCCGGCCAATATGATTACCATCCGAGCCATGCAGCTGTTCTTGAGCACTCAAACACATCTTCTGCTCCCCTTTTTCTGCTGGTGGTGAATCTAGCAGAAATGCTGGAGGTGAACAAAAG GAGAATCAACTACTGGGTGAATTTTGTGGAAAACAACCCAATCCCTGGAGTCCAACATCCTCATGCCATTGCTATCGCCTCCCACAGAGATGAGCTGAGAAAACGCTACCCTAAAGAGTACAATGCCCAAATCTCAGCCTTGGAAGGTTTCACTCGAAGCAGATTCAAATGTTCTGGGATAACTCTTGACGGTTTCTTTGCTCTCAATTGCAG ggagatATCGTCGGACAAGCATACTCAACTTCGGAAACAGCTCAGGCTGACTTGTGACAGGCTTCGCTCGAATATCGAGGTGGATGCGTGCTGCCATGTCCTAATGGTAGTCCTTTTGAAAGAATTTGAGAAAAATGTCTCATGCACAATCGAAGAGGTCTCAAGAAAAGTGAAAGAGTCAGATTATCCGCTATCAACGAAACCAAGTCGCTTGTGTGAGCTCGCTGAAGCCTTGAGCTCTCGTACGGAGATCCTCTTTATCCGGCACAAAACACACCCCGAGAAGAGCTGGATCTTGCTCCAAATGGATGTCTTCCTGACTGAAATCCATGGCCGAATTTTTGCCCCGAAAAATTTCTCGCAATCTTTGGAAGCATCAGAAACGGGAGTGGTTCAGTGGTCACAAATTCTTGCCTGCTTTTCAGATTTCCCAGATCCAAATCTAGTTGTTGCCTTTCTTGGTcattttgaagaatgcaaaATCATCGATGATCCTGAAGTTCTAGTGCTTATTGACGAAGACATAGCAAAAGACACTGCCAAGAAACCACGTTGGCCCCATCAACCCTCCATTGAACTACCTGGTATCCGCCCTATAGCTTCACCATTTGCCACTGGTCCGGCCACCACAGGAACACCCAGTGTCTACGCACGCGGCACTATTTCTAGCTGTCCTGCTGATTTAGATTTCCCCTGTGCACCGACCTTAGTTTCTCCACCGTCTTCCAGCCAAATTGGAGACGAcgatgatgtgtgtacagatAGTCCATCAGGAAAATCTTCAACTCCAGAGCTTTATACTGGTACAGCACAAACACCATTAACTCAGTACCCCGAAGGACCTCGTGAAGCATTTCCCGATCGTGTACCATCATTACCCAAGCCACCTAGGCCTGTTCACATTTCACCTAGACGAGAATCCAACATGGTACCTTCAGGATTCCTCCCTGAAAAGTACCTATTTATTCCTGGTCTCATTTCTGCCGACTATCCCTCCTCTACTGTGTGGAAAGGCGGACAAGACTACACTCTATACTCTGGATGGTGTCTACAGTGTGCTGAAAATAAGTTCTTTGAGCCACGTTTCCTTCAAGCTTTGCTGCTTCGACTGACATTTGGATTTGCTGCCTCCCAGCCAGCAGCCAGGAGTGCTACAACTAGACCCACCTCCCTCATTCCCAGCAAGAGAGAGTGCACTCTTTGGAAGAACGGTATTCGCTGGCTTAGCCTCGATGGAATTGAAGTGATTGTCGAATTCGTTGAAGACCGCACAGGTATTCTCCTACTCATGCGAGCTAAGGATCTTTCAAAAATGAAGTGTGTCAAACTTCGTTCGCAACTCATTCAAAAGATCCTCGAAGCGAAGAGTGATTACTGCCCCACGCTGGAAACTTCAGAGAGCCTCATTGACCCCAAGCATATTGAGGAGAGACATCAGTACCCAGTCATCTTCAAGCCTCTGAAGACACTTAACAGATATGATATCACATCCGTGGCTGAAGCTTTCATGACACGAT CTCCATATGTGTACGATACCAAGAGGGAAGGTTTTGTTCTCATTGATAAACTGGTCTACTTTGACTCTTACAACGGGGTCAGCAAGTTCATTCTCAGCCGTCTCTACGACCAAGACAATCAGGGCCAAGAGCTGGAGCAAGGGTTTCTCCTCGATTTCTCATTCTGTCATCCGTCCAGCTATTCCTACTTCAAGAATGTTCTACTGAGCCAGTATCCTGTCTGGTACCACAAGGAACCTTCGGACAGGAATGATAATCGCTGTCTGGAGGTGCTATGCTG GTATGCTAATACTGGGACAAAATCTTTGGGCGACTTCAGAAGTGACCTGGACTCACACAGCCTCTTTGCTGGACGAAACATACTA GAGGTGGAGCTCTCCACAGTGCCGGTGGCTGAACTTACCGGAAAGCACTCTCTTGGCCATTAA
- the LOC135331343 gene encoding ras-related protein Rab-10-like: MAAQVVPKKAYDLLFKLLLIGDSGVGKTCVLFRYADDTFNTTFISTIGIDFKIKTIELEGKRIKLQIWDTAGQERFHTITTSYYRGAMGIILVYDITSQRSFDNITKWLQNIEMHASADVERILIGNKCDWEARRVVSKERGAALAHNQNIPFLETSAKTNLNVEEVFETLAKQILKKQPAKKEDEQVLDLNRQKNKDDSGKDSKCC; this comes from the exons ATGGCAGCGCAGGTAGTCCCAAAGAAGGCCTATGATCTGTTGTTCAAGTTGCTCCTCATTGGAGATTCTGGTGTGGGGAAAACGTGTGTGCTGTTCAGATATGCTGATGACACATTCAACACAACCTTTATTTCTACCATTG GAATTGACTTTAAGATCAAGACGATAGAGTTGGAAGGGAAGAGGATCAAGTTACAGATATG GGACacagctggtcaggagaggtTCCACACCATCACCACCTCCTACTACCGTGGCGCCATG ggCATTATTCTCGTCTATGACATCACCAGCCAGCGATCATTTGACAACATCACTAAGTGGCTACAAAACATCGAAATG CATGCGTCTGCCGATGTTGAGAGAATCCTGATAGGTAACAAGTGTGACTGGGAGGCTCGGAGGGTGGTCTCCAAAGAGAGGGGGGCGGCACTGGCACACAATCAAAACATCCCCTTCCTAGAAACCTCAGCAAAAACAAACCTCAATGTGGAAGAAGTCTTTGAAACACTAGCCAAGCAAATCTTGAAGAAG CAACCAGCCAAGAAAGAAGATGAGCAAGTGTTGGACTTAAATCGCCAGAAGAACAAGGATGACTCTGGCAAAGACTCAAAATGCTGTTAG